Proteins encoded within one genomic window of Flavobacterium gilvum:
- a CDS encoding SDR family NAD(P)-dependent oxidoreductase, with product MFSLKNKKAVITGGGSGIGKAISLLFAKQGAEVHIVELTQESAQSAVDEINALGGKVVSHACNVSNQQEVTATFEKIGAFNILVNNAGIAHVGKVDTTPEADFDRIMSVNVKGVYNCLFAAVPQLRNAGSGVILNMASIASWVGIPDRFAYSTAKGAVMSMTLSVAKDYINENIRCNSISPARVHTPFVDGFISKNYPDNQAEMFEKLSKSQPIGRMAKPEEVAALALFLCSDEAGFITGCDYPIDGGFIKLNN from the coding sequence ATGTTTTCATTAAAAAATAAAAAAGCTGTAATTACTGGAGGTGGTAGCGGAATAGGAAAAGCTATTTCTCTTTTATTCGCCAAGCAAGGAGCCGAAGTACATATTGTTGAACTAACGCAGGAAAGCGCACAATCTGCTGTGGATGAAATAAATGCTTTGGGCGGAAAAGTAGTGTCGCACGCCTGCAATGTATCCAATCAGCAAGAAGTAACCGCTACATTCGAGAAGATTGGTGCCTTTAATATTTTGGTTAATAATGCCGGTATTGCACACGTGGGCAAAGTAGACACCACTCCCGAAGCTGATTTTGACCGTATTATGAGTGTAAATGTTAAAGGTGTTTACAATTGTCTGTTTGCTGCAGTGCCACAACTTAGAAATGCTGGTAGTGGAGTTATCCTAAACATGGCTTCGATAGCTTCATGGGTAGGAATTCCAGACCGTTTTGCTTATTCTACTGCGAAAGGTGCCGTAATGTCTATGACATTGTCTGTAGCCAAGGACTATATAAACGAAAACATTCGTTGCAATTCTATTTCTCCAGCAAGGGTACACACTCCTTTCGTAGACGGTTTTATTTCAAAAAACTATCCTGACAATCAAGCAGAAATGTTTGAAAAACTTTCAAAATCTCAACCTATCGGACGTATGGCTAAACCTGAAGAAGTAGCAGCTTTGGCATTATTCCTGTGCAGTGATGAAGCCGGATTTATTACCGGTTGTGATTATCCAATTGATGGTGGATTTATAAAATTAAACAACTAG